A portion of the Naumovozyma castellii chromosome 2, complete genome genome contains these proteins:
- the GCN1 gene encoding Gcn1p (ancestral locus Anc_8.155), producing MSEGQARIGLLQANNLIMSSTITWEELAPIMENRCNDAIVSRRIQFLKDLLNLVEGETLETPQLAQISMNLLKTFVIYQDTKSKDLVISIFHAILPLEPRLLEKYITFILEQVSKYPGTRALSDYLNLFDWIHSFLEVIATDSSRFEELIPKLLEVHCYTTYGIETVLDNQETTKKTHFRRNQHRKRIRESVLQATSKTFTHCFKHNGNASSYFSAICKIVLEDHTKLKLPVTGVVVIMGALTQSSIQLAPSQPALLHELKEKYAEKYIEFIGKEIIIGKNPPSTFCLEISLNPFLKEFLTEESFKSQLLPNLEKANLRSPESAFAIAAELYAGVNAKNINLLNIFTSSKLMTQSFSSFKSSKEAVRDISLHSVITLFESIDIENVDESDLLKYVDEIFKNIKSNLNADYKSLVSKILFAIPSSFEQVSAKIAQDLSIYVTKEGNENALNIMLLAFFSHYLTLSQPSADINKLIKNGFKEKKPSLKKCWFTSLLEMSAKSTKEMLESFEAECLEFISETLSHHFKHDHKNILACLIYFDAAYTLGITDLQEKLHTVISSLPKTSIIGAAFVNVALSRTLVSSDRLEGVKLLYTAFAREPELIGLSVVEALEEKLQQSQQLMDGSISYKYIAPVFGAISQPIENNELSIRVLIQELIVSQFSGFNLKNGWAGLVLGAGKDPATITAENTKDIIDKIISISDDTSLLKSPLHVCALKAAAYASFINPNAFAPEIATIIKNDLAVGKIPDLTEEDFEILAGEEGTMVINVLEKKMDNKLTDKNTKDYETLKWEQSIRKEQSKKTNKKLTKEEQELVNKQLSTESEIRLKLTKFILRISRSVELIKFLSKDATLVDNGITTWFPVAVNNLLRLAQEKNTFKLVNNSIIDAFLGLSANFSDRLGPLRFFLGIAILRVYNVCNIPENFLAENLDDLLSRVLFRIKFISNQKALDPISLTFLLPLLINVLEEGKRVAIKNSDKPVAKTEFMEEDKEEEHLLLAMEIISVHAEAFKDPSIPRVPILQVLLSLLGLPSKAKIAKDCFNSLCQSISFAPNQEDLDIILSNVLSPNTFVRSTILETIDNEFELEPFMKFSPEIFISKFDSEDFNRETADFIWEFNKFEINDLLIEKLLSFFDQSDSGLRLFTAKAYVSASLYVSTNNSTKLNKYLGMLMKFYSEKAKPLEDIIDEYGLVVVTAAERKDPWQERSTAAIALKEFASGLPDEDECIVDVIGFLVNEHGLGDREPLVRQEMKEAGIEIITEHGSKMSEKLIPIFERSLTSEPEASIKENVIILYGTLARHLDKDDSRIHIIIDRLLSTLETPSSDVQQAVSECLAPLVFQFKSKVEDYINDLMSKLLNPALPTSIRKGAAWGIAGLVKGYGISALSEFDIVRNLIEAAEDKKEAKRRESVAYAFEYLSISLKRFFEPYVIEVLPTILKNLGDSVPEVRNATAEATKAIMAHTTSYGVMKLIPVAVSNLDDISWRTKRGSVELLGNMAYLDPTQLSTSLSTIVPEIVGVLNDSHKEVRKAADESLKRFGEVIRNPEIQKLVPVLIQAIGDPTKYTEDALDALIQTQFVHYIDGPSLALIIHVIHRGMHDRSANTKRKACKIVGNMAILVDTKDLIPYLQQLIDEVEIAMVDPVPNTRATAARALGALVERLGEEQFPDLIPRLLDTLSDEMKSGDRLGSAQALAEVISGLGLNKLDELLPTILAGVNNYRSYVREGFMPLLLFIPICFGSQFAPYINQIIQPILSGLADVDESIHDTSLKAGKLIVKNYASKAVDLLLPELERGMFDENDRIRLSSVQLTGELLFQVTGISSRNEYAEEEGDHTNEASGKLVDVLGQEHRDRVLAAMFVCRNDTSGIVRATTVDIWKALVPNTPRAVKEILPTLTTIIVTHLASSSNILRNIAAQTLGDLVRRVGGNALSQLLPTLEESLEESSNPDSRQGVCIALHELIASSSEESLEEFQAIIVNIIRTTLIDSSETVRRASATAFDAYQSVVGKLAVDETIPYLLHMLESSESSEYALLGLQDIMSTKSEVIFPILIPTLLTTPIDAFRASALGSLAEVAGSALYKRLSVIINALVNALVSDQPNEETKTALETALDKVILSIDEEQGVHPLLQQIMSLLKSEDKAKRIVILERLPNFFENTVLDFDLYIPDFVSFAVLSLDDKDPRIVESNFAALSTLIKKQDKAMLERLVKPAKQSLQITGVQGEDLATFKLPRGPSCVLPIFLHGLMYGSNDEREASALAIADVVSKTPSANLKPFVSVITGPLIRVVGERFSSDIKAAILFALNILFIKIPQFLRPFIPQLQRTFVKSLSDPTNETLRLRAAKALGTLIEYQPRVDPLVIELVAGAKQATNEGVKTAMLKALLEVIVKAGSKLNETSKSNVVNLVEEEMLGSNDKLAIAYVKLIGSLSEILSADEAHKILKEKVLEADLDGDSGKFSILTLNSFLKDAPNHIFNPELINEFVEYIVTGLRSADPYFGENSVIAAGKLLLLEGENKSPFSKIQSSTSFSVGEDNIKLLVEEVCKCSLKPASNSTDCRRLSLVVIRTLARFKFEQCIKPYFDILGPSIFASLRDTIIPIKLAAEKSYLSVFRLVEDKDMDTFNEWFNGLTGDVTTITGTTIQLRSIGDFTKRVGKRLAGVERDRIAAGGDAETMFSDRIEDEKEIWAVGGVELSNDNI from the coding sequence ATGTCAGAAGGGCAAGCACGCATAGGGTTACTTCAAGCTAACAACCTAATTATGTCGTCTACCATCACCTGGGAGGAATTGGCTCCTATAATGGAAAATAGATGTAACGACGCAATAGTGTCAAGAAGAATCCAATTCTTAAAAGATTTGCTTAACCTAGTTGAAGGTGAAACACTAGAAACACCTCAATTGGCTCAAATATCAATGAACTTATTAAAGACTTTTGTTATATATCAAGATACCAAATCAAAAGATCTAGTTATCTCAATTTTTCACGCCATTCTACCTTTGGAACCTCGTCTTTTGGagaaatatattacttTTATTTTGGAACAAGTTTCTAAATACCCAGGAACTAGGGCTCTATCCGActatttaaatttatttgacTGGATCCATTCCTTTTTGGAAGTAATTGCTACGGATTCCTCGAGGTTTGAGGAACTTATCccaaaattattggaagtCCATTGTTACACAACTTATGGTATTGAAACTGTACTTGATAATCAAGAAACTACTAAGAAAACTCATTTCAGACGTAACCAGCACAGAAAGAGGATTCGTGAATCTGTTCTTCAAGCAACCAGCAAAACATTTACCCACTGTTTCAAGCACAATGGTAATGCCTCGTCCTACTTCAGTGCTATTTGCAAGATCGTCTTGGAAGACCATACCAAGTTAAAACTTCCAGTAACaggtgttgttgttataaTGGGTGCTCTAACGCAATCTTCCATACAGCTAGCCCCATCACAACCAGCATTACTCCATGAACTGAAGGAGAAATATGCGGAAAAATacattgaatttattggaaaagaaataataattggCAAAAATCCTCCATCCACATTTTGTCtagaaatttctttaaatccCTTCTTGAAAGAGTTCCTAACAGAAGAGTCTTTCAAATCACAACTACTTCCAAATTTAGAAAAGGCTAATTTAAGATCTCCGGAGTCAGCATTCGCTATTGCTGCCGAGCTTTACGCCGGTGTTAATGCaaagaatattaatttgttgaatattttcacatcttcaaaattaatgACTCAATCATTCTCATCATTTAAGAGCTCAAAAGAAGCTGTAAGAGATATCTCCTTACATTCCGTTATTACGCTTTTCGAATCAATTGACATTGAAAACGTTGATGAAAGTGATCTACTTAAATATGtcgatgaaattttcaagaatatcAAATCCAACTTGAATGCAGATTACAAGTCTCTTGTgtcaaaaatattattcGCAATTCCCTCTTCCTTTGAACAAGTCTCTGCAAAGATTGCTCAAGATCTATCAATCTACGTTACTAAAGAAGGTAATGAGAATGCTTTGAACATAATGTTATTGGCGTTCTTTTCTCATTACCTTACTCTATCACAACCCTCAGCTGATATAAATAAGCTGATAAAAAACGGTtttaaggaaaagaagCCAAGTTTAAAGAAATGCTGGTTTACTTCCTTGTTGGAGATGTCTGCCAAATCCACGAAAGAAATGcttgaaagttttgaagCTGAGTGCCTAGAATTCATTTCAGAAACTTTATCTCATCATTTTAAACATGACCACAAAAATATTCTTGCATGTCTAATCTATTTTGACGCGGCATATACTCTAGGAATAACTGATTTACAAGAAAAACTACACACCGTGATATCATCGCTCCCTAAAACGTCTATTATTGGAGCTGCATTCGTTAATGTTGCTCTGTCAAGAACCCTAGTGTCTAGTGATCGTCTTGAAGGTGTTAAACTACTTTATACCGCGTTTGCCAGAGAACCAGAATTAATCGGCTTGTCTGTGGTTGAAGCATTAGAGGAGAAGCTACAACAATCGCAGCAATTGATGGATGGTTCTATATCATATAAATACATTGCTCCTGTGTTTGGCGCAATCTCCCAACCAATCGAAAACAATGAACTTTCGATTAGAGTCTTAATCCAAGAATTAATAGTTTCTCAATTTTCTGGTTTTAATCTTAAAAATGGTTGGGCTGGTTTAGTACTTGGTGCTGGAAAAGATCCAGCTACTATCACCGCTGAAAATACGAAAGATATCATAGATAAgattatttcaatttctgaCGATACTAGCCTTCTTAAATCGCCCCTTCATGTATGTGCATTGAAGGCTGCTGCCTATGCATCTTTCATTAATCCAAATGCTTTTGCGCCAGAAATAGCtactattattaaaaatgatttaGCGGTTGGCAAAATTCCTGATCttactgaagaagattttgagATTTTGGCAGGTGAAGAAGGTACAATGGTAATTAACGTGctagaaaagaaaatggatAACAAACTTACAGATAAAAATACAAAGGATTATGAGACTTTAAAATGGGAACAAAGTATTAGAAAAGAGCAATCAAAAAAGACGAACAAGAAATTAACCAAAGAGGAACAAGAACTTGTAAACAAGCAACTAAGTACGGAATCTGAGATTAGACTTAAGCTTACAAAATTTATTCTACGTATATCTCGTTCGGTTGaattaatcaaatttttaAGTAAGGATGCTACTTTAGTCGATAATGGTATTACAACATGGTTCCCAGTTGCCGTTAATAATCTTTTGAGGTTGGCTCAGGAAAAGAATACGTTCAAATTAgttaataattcaataattgatGCATTCTTAGGACTTTCTGCAAATTTTTCTGATAGACTTGGACCTTTGAGATTTTTCCTTGGTATTGCCATTCTCCGTGTTTATAATGTCTGCAATATTCCAGAAAATTTCCTAGCTGAAAACTTGGATGATTTACTGTCGAGAGTCCTCTTTAGAATCAAATTTATCTCAAATCAAAAGGCTTTAGACCCAATCAGTTTAACCTTCTTACTTCCTCTGTTAATTAATGTTTTAGAGGAAGGTAAAAGAGTTGCAATAAAAAACTCTGATAAACCCGTAGCTAAAACTGAATTCATGGAAGAAGACAAAGAGGAGGAGCATTTGTTATTAGCAATGGAGATTATTTCTGTCCATGCAGAAGCCTTCAAAGACCCTTCTATCCCCCGTGTACCAATTCTCCAAGTTCTTCTATCTTTATTGGGCCTGCCATCAAAGGCAAAAATTGCAAAGGACTGTTTCAATTCTCTTTGCCAAAGTATTTCATTTGCTCCAAATCAAGAGGATCtagatattatattatCAAACGTTCTTTCCCCTAATACATTTGTCCGTTCTACCATCTTGGAAACGATCGATAACgaatttgaattggaaccttttatgaaattttctCCTGAGATTTTTATCTCTAAATTTGACTCAGAAGATTTTAACCGCGAGACAGCTGATTTCATCTGGGAGTTCAATAAGTTCGAAATCAACGATTTGctaattgaaaaattactGTCCTTCTTTGACCAATCTGACAGTGGGCTTCGTTTATTTACTGCCAAGGCCTATGTGTCAGCTTCTCTTTACGTCTCCACTAATAATTCAActaaattaaataaatactTAGGTATGCTGATGAAGTTCTATTCAGAAAAAGCTAAACCGCTAGAAgatattattgatgaatatggATTGGTTGTCGTCACAGCTGCTGAACGCAAGGATCCATGGCAAGAAAGAAGTACTGCCGCTATAGCTCTTAAAGAGTTCGCTTCTGGCTTACccgatgaagatgaatgTATTGTCGATGTTATTGGCTTTTTAGTTAATGAACATGGATTAGGAGATAGAGAACCGCTAGTACGTCAAGAGATGAAGGAGGCAGGTATCGAGATAATTACTGAACATGGGTCCAAAATGtcagaaaaattaattccaattttcGAAAGATCGTTGACCTCTGAACCAGAAGCCTCTATAAAGgaaaatgttattattctttatgGTACGCTTGCGAGACATTTGGATAAGGATGATTCGAGAattcatattattatagATCGTTTGCTTTCCACTCTTGAAACACCATCATCAGATGTGCAACAAGCCGTATCAGAATGTTTGGCACCATTGGTGTTCCAATTTAAGTCTAAGGTCGAAGATTATATCAACGACCTTATGTCCAAGTTACTAAACCCAGCTCTACCAACGTCTATCCGTAAAGGGGCTGCCTGGGGTATTGCGGGGCTTGTTAAAGGTTATGGTATATCTGCACTAAGTGAATTCGATATTGTACGTAACTTGATTGAGGCAGCTGAAGATAAGAAGGAGGCTAAGAGACGTGAATCTGTTGCATATGCGTTCGAGTACTTATCTatatcattgaaaagattttttGAACCCTATGTTATTGAGGTTTTACCAaccattttgaaaaatctcGGTGATTCTGTTCCAGAGGTACGTAATGCAACTGCCGAAGCAACCAAGGCTATCATGGCACATACAACAAGTTATGGTGTGATGAAGTTAATTCCTGTCGCAGTTTCCAACTTGGATGATATTTCCTGGAGAACTAAACGTGGTTCTGTTGAATTATTGGGTAATATGGCGTATTTGGACCCAACTCAATTATCAACGTCGCTATCTACCATCGTTCCAGAAATCGTTGGGGTCTTAAATGATTCTCACAAAGAAGTCCGTAAGGCTGCTGATGAATCTCTAAAGAGATTCGGGGAAGTTATTAGAAATCcagaaattcaaaaattagTCCCAGTTTTGATCCAAGCAATTGGTGATCCCACCAAATACACTGAAGATGCTTTAGATGCCTTAATCCAAACTCAATTCGTGCATTATATCGATGGTCCATCCTTAGCTTTGATCATCCATGTTATTCATAGAGGTATGCATGATAGATCTGCAAACACAAAGAGAAAGGCATGTAAAATTGTTGGTAATATGGCAATCTTAGTCGACACAAAGGATTTGATACCATACTTGcaacaattaattgatgagGTCGAAATTGCTATGGTTGACCCTGTCCCAAACACTAGAGCAACTGCTGCACGCGCATTAGGTGCCTTGGTTGAAAGATTAGGTGAAGAACAATTCCCTGACTTAATACCCCGTCTATTGGATACTTTGAGTGACGAGATGAAATCTGGGGATCGTCTTGGTTCAGCCCAAGCATTGGCAGAGGTTATCAGTGGTCTTggtttgaataaattagaTGAACTGCTACCTACAATCTTGGCTGGGGTTAATAATTATCGTTCCTATGTCAGAGAAGGTTTTATGCCATTATTGCTATTTATTCCTATTTGCTTTGGTTCACAATTTGCACCATACATCAACCAGATTATCCAACCGATCCTTTCAGGTCTTGCCGATGTTGATGAAAGCATCCATGACACTTCTTTGAAGGCTGGTAAACTGATCGTTAAGAATTATGCTTCCAAAGCAGTCGATTTGTTGCTTCCTGAATTAGAAAGAGGTATGTTCGATGAAAACGATCGTATTCGTCTTTCTTCTGTTCAATTAACTGGTGAACTATTATTTCAAGTTACTGGTATTTCGTCCAGGAATGAATATGCCGAGGAGGAGGGTGACCATACTAATGAGGCATCTGGTAAATTGGTGGACGTTCTGGGTCAAGAGCATCGCGACAGAGTATTGGCAGCCATGTTTGTTTGTAGAAATGACACATCTGGCATTGTCCGTGCCACTACAGTAGATATCTGGAAGGCATTGGTACCAAATACTCCACGTGCAGTTAAGGAAATTCTTCCAACATTAACAACCATTATCGTAACCCATTTGGCATCTTCCTCAAATATTTTGCGTAACATAGCTGCTCAAACTTTAGGTGATCTTGTTCGTCGTGTCGGTGGAAACGCTTTATCTCAATTGTTACCTACTTTGGAAGAATCTTTGGAGGAATCTTCTAACCCTGATTCTAGACAAGGTGTTTGTATTGCTCTACATGAGTTAATtgcatcatcatctgaaGAATCGCTAGAGGAATTCCAAGCTATTATCGTTAATATAATTAGAACAACCTTAATTGATAGTAGTGAGACTGTTAGAAGAGCCTCAGCTACAGCATTTGATGCATACCAATCTGTTGTTGGTAAGCTCGCTGTTGATGAAACCATTCCATATCTATTGCATATGTTGGAATCGTCTGAAAGCTCCGAATATGCACTATTAGGTTTACAAGATATTATGTCCACTAAGTCGGAAGTTATTTTCCCTATTTTGATCCCAACTTTGTTAACCACACCAATAGATGCATTTAGAGCTTCTGCTCTTGGCTCTTTGGCCGAGGTTGCTGGGTCAGCATTATATAAACGTTTGTCAGTCATCATAAATGCCTTAGTGAATGCATTGGTTTCCGATCAACCTAACGAGGAGACCAAAACCGCGCTCGAGACAGCATTAGATAAGGttattttatcaattgatgaagaacaagGTGTACATCCATTACTTCAACAGATTATGTCCCTCTTAAAGAGTGAAGACAAGGCCAAGCGTATCGTTATCTTAGAAAGATTACCaaacttctttgaaaatacAGTGTTAGATTTCGACTTATACATACCCGactttgtttcttttgCCGTTTTATCATTGGATGACAAGGATCCTAGAATTGTGGAAAGTAACTTTGCTGCGCTATCAACATTGATAAAGAAGCAAGACAAAGCAATGTTAGAAAGACTGGTCAAACCTGCCAAACAATCATTACAAATTACTGGTGTTCAAGGTGAGGATTTGGCAACATTCAAGTTACCAAGAGGTCCAAGCTGTGTGTTACCAATATTTTTACATGGGTTGATGTATGGGTCGAATGATGAACGTGAAGCCTCTGCCTTAGCCATCGCAGATGTTGTTTCTAAGACACCATCTGCAAACTTAAAGCCATTTGTTAGTGTTATCACTGGTCCTTTAATTCGTGTTGTTGGTGAAAGATTTAGTAGTGATATCAAGGCCGCAATTTTATTTgctttgaatattttatttataaagATACCCCAATTTTTGAGGCCTTTTATCCCTCAATTGCAAAGAACTTTTGTGAAGTCATTATCGGATCCAACCAACGAAACTTTGCGTTTACGTGCTGCTAAGGCCCTTGGTActttaattgaatatcaaCCTCGTGTTGATCCATTAGTAATTGAACTAGTCGCTGGTGCTAAACAAGCCACCAACGAGGGTGTTAAAACTGCAATGTTGAAGGCATTATTAGAAGTTATAGTTAAAGCAGGTTctaaattaaatgaaactTCAAAGAGTAATGTTGTAAACCTGGTAGAGGAGGAAATGCTTGGCAGTAATGATAAACTTGCTATTGCTTATGTTAAATTAATTGGTTCCCTTTCAGAAATTTTATCTGCCGATGAAGCTCAcaagattttgaaagaaaaggTTCTCGAAGCAGATCTAGATGGAGATTCTGGTAAATTCTCCATTTTAACTCTAAATTCCTTCCTCAAGGATGCTCCAAATCATATCTTTAATCCAGAGttgattaatgaatttgtgGAATATATTGTCACCGGGTTGAGATCAGCTGACCCTTACTTTGGTGAAAACTCAGTTATTGCTGCTGGTAAGCTGCTATTGTTAGAAGGTGAAAACAAATCACCATTCTCAAAGATACAAAGCTCGACGTCATTTTCAGTTGGTGAAGATAACATTAAGTTATTGGTTGAAGAAGTATGCAAGTGTTCCTTAAAGCCTGCCAGCAATTCAACTGACTGTAGAAGACTATCTTTAGTCGTTATTAGAACATTGGCaagatttaaatttgaacaaTGTATAAAGCCGTACTTTGACATTTTGGGACCTTCTATTTTTGCAAGTTTGCGTGATACTATAATTCCTATCAAATTAGCCGCTGAAAAGAGTTATTTGTCTGTATTTAGATTGGTTGAAGATAAGGACATGGATACATTCAATGAGTGGTTTAATGGCTTAACAGGAGATGTTACTACAATTACCGGAACAACGATTCAATTAAGATCCATTGGTGATTTCACGAAGAGAGTCGGTAAGAGATTAGCTGGGGTCGAGAGAGATAGAATCGCTGCAGGTGGTGATGCTGAAACAATGTTTAGTGATAGAATCgaagatgaaaaggaaatcTGGGCTGTTGGTGGTGTCGAATTAAGTAATGATAACATCTAA
- the DSD1 gene encoding D-serine ammonia-lyase DSD1 (ancestral locus Anc_8.156), which produces MTDILSKYKNTHFTELPTPAFIINEDKFNLNCQAMLKSVNDLRLKTGKNILFRPHVKTHKTGQGTVRQLGHGVINHYERNTGSILVSTFSEARGILDYQESFGEKYVDDIAFSIPVCIPQYMTRLANTANRVKTLRVFVDNEEHLNNLVEYGRLPGDKKWSLFVKLDMGTHRAGVVTESSEFQSLLKKILSKDVKEVAELYGFYAHCGHSYHASSASQAYQYFEDELKAVNNAAKKVVDMDESLLAKSLVLSVGATPTTTAVLHAKPDLTEYIRNELIGTLEVHCGNYCLYDLQQVSTGCVAPKNVAGFVLGSVLSSYPTRAEMLTDTGVLALSRETSTIAGFGYCINPDEILNDKFTSKGEWYVDRLSQEHGILKPHAEVNCPNLLKLGSKVTILPQHACITMAQFSYYFIVNKKGTVVDVWTPFQKW; this is translated from the coding sequence ATGACGGACATTCTTTCAAAGTATAAAAATACACACTTTACTGAACTCCCTACTCCTGcatttattatcaatgaagataagttcaatttgaattgtCAGGCAATGCTTAAGAGCGTAAACGACTTACGTCTTAAAACaggaaaaaatattctatTTCGCCCACATGTTAAGACACATAAGACAGGCCAAGGAACTGTAAGACAACTAGGACATGGAGTGATCAACCATTATGAAAGAAATACAGGTTCTATTTTAGTCTCGACATTTAGTGAAGCACGAGGGATATTAGATTATCAAGAATCATTTGGTGAGAAATATGTTGACGATATAGCTTTCAGTATACCAGTTTGCATTCCCCAGTATATGACACGACTTGCCAATACAGCTAATAGAGTAAAGACTCTGAGAGTTTTTGTGGACAACGAGGAACATCTAAATAACCTAGTTGAATATGGAAGATTGCCTGGAGACAAAAAGTGGTCCCTTTTTGTAAAGTTAGACATGGGAACACATAGAGCTGGTGTTGTGACGGAATCCTCAGAGTTCCAATCcctgttgaagaaaattctCTCCAAGGATGTCAAGGAAGTTGCCGAGCTTTACGGATTTTATGCCCATTGCGGCCACAGTTATCATGCTTCTTCTGCTTCTCAAGCGTATCAGTACTTCGAGGATGAACTAAAGGCCGTCAACAATGCAGCTAAAAAGGTAGTTGATATGGATGAATCCTTACTTGCAAAATCCTTAGTTTTATCTGTTGGTGCTACACCTACAACTACAGCAGTCCTACATGCCAAACCAGATTTAACCGAATATATCAGAAACGAACTCATTGGGACTTTGGAAGTTCATTGTGGAAACTATTGTTTGTATGATTTGCAGCAGGTATCAACTGGATGTGTTGCTCCCAAAAATGTTGCTGGCTTTGTGCTAGGGAGTGTTTTGTCATCTTACCCAACAAGGGCAGAAATGTTAACGGATACAGGTGTCTTAGCTTTATCGCGAGAAACGTCCACTATTGCCGGATTTGGATACTGTATCAACCCAGATGAAATACTAAATGATAAGTTCACCTCTAAAGGAGAGTGGTATGTGGATAGATTATCACAAGAACATGGAATTCTTAAACCACATGCAGAGGTTAATTGTCCCAACCTATTAAAACTAGGTTCCAAAGTTACCATTTTACCACAACATGCTTGCATCACCATGGCACAGTtttcatattattttattgttaACAAAAAGGGAACTGTAGTTGATGTCTGGACAccatttcaaaaatggtAA
- the NCAS0B05470 gene encoding uncharacterized protein (ancestral locus Anc_8.154), producing MESVSVRKLKRAALLLALALIINIIYKVASRCILKFIYFCFFSSQGKEYNEIFWWQKIPSLERVIWKVVDYLEN from the coding sequence ATGGAATCAGTCAGTGTGAGGAAGTTGAAGCGCGCTGCTCTTTTGCTCGCCCTGGCTTTGATAatcaatataatatataaagtTGCATCGAGGTGCATACTaaaattcatttatttttgtttctttagTTCACaaggaaaagaatataatgaaattttttggTGGCAAAAGATACCGTCTTTGGAACGGGTTATTTGGAAAGTAGTAGATTATCTGGAAAATTGA